The segment TTCCAGACCGAATGGGTCAGTCCGCGCGTTGCCCTCTATGTTGAAATCCCGAGATCTTGCGGACTGCTCTTTATGCAGAGCTGGCGGTCATCGGGCCTTCATTCAACCGTGATCTTTGCCTGTCGCAGAGCGAGGATCTTGTCCTTTCGGACCAGAGACACGGTGCCGGTATAGGCCCCCTTCGGCCAGCCACCCTCGGGCGCGTGACGGCCGAAGGCGCGGAAAAGTTGGCTTTGGCCGCGATCGATGGTGAGGCGATGGGTAAAAACTGCGCCGTCTGGGCCCGTTGCCGTTAATTGCATCTCGTCGCCAGTTTCGGCAAAAAACGCAAAGCCATAGAGGATCAAATCATGATCTGGCCGTGCCGAATCGCGTCGCGCGGCGCCGGACTGAACATGCGTGAGGCGCGGCATCGACGTGGTGAAGCTGGCGGTGAACAGGCCGGTCCGACCATAGATCGGCGGGTCAAACCAGAGTGTGCCACTGCCAGTGCCACAAGCGGGTTCGATCCCGGCAGGGACTTCGGGGGCGAAGGGGTCTACGACCTTGCCATCTTTGAGCACTGTGATGTGGACATGGGGGAAATTGGATTGGCCGCTCATCCCGACCTGACCGATGGGGGTGCCGGTGGTGACCTGTTGGCCCTGCTGCACCGCCAAACTGCTGCGCTTCATGTGGCAATAAAGCGTTTGATACCCGTTGGGATGCAGAATCCGAACCGCATTGCCGCATTCCTGCCCGGCGATTTCGGCGGCAATTTCCGCGCTGTAGGGGCGGTCCGGAACACCATCGCGCACCGCTTCGACCACCCCATCGGCTGCGGCCAAGACTGCGGTGCCGCGGTCCATCGCGTCGTCCGACAGCAGGGCGATATCAGTGCCGCGGTGCCCATCGCGGGATTTCAGTCCGCAGGTATAGTCATGTTGTGCGATGCCAGGGTCGGCATCCACGTAATCCTCGATAAAGCAGGTCTGCCCCAGTGTGCAGTCCAGCGGCAACGATAGAAAGGGAGCCTCCGCCGCGGTGGGCGCGGCGGAGGCTGTCAGGATCAAGGTCGCCAGCAGAGCTTTGGCGGGCCCTTGCATCACGCCGAACATCACTCGGCGGTCAGCAGCGGCGGCTTGTTTCCCGAGAGGCGGGGACTCTGCGGTCCTTCGAGGTCGAGAACGATTTTGCCGTCGCGCACGCCGACCTTGACCAATCCGCCCTTCATCAACTGACCAAAGAGCAATTCTTCTGCCAGCGGTTTCTTGATGTGTTCCTGAATCACGCGGCCCAGTGGACGTGCGCCCATCTTGCTGTCGTACCCCTTGTCGGCGAGCCATTCTGCCGCAGCGGTGCTGAGTTCGATCGTCACGTTGCGGTCCATCAGCTGTGCCTCGAGTTGCAGCACGAACTTTTCGACCACCTGCATGATCACCGATTTCGGCAGTGGCTGGAAGCTGATGACTGCATCCAGACGGTTGCGGAATTCCGGCGTGAACGTCCGTTCGATCGCGGCAGTATCTTCGCCCTCGCGGCGGTCGCGCCCAAATCCGATGGCTGCTTGCGCCTGCTCCATCGCGCCGGCGTTCGACGTCATAATCAGGATCACATTGCGGAAATCCACTGTGCGGCCGTTATGATCCGTGAGCGAGCCGTGATCCATCACTTGCAACAGGATGTTGTAGACATCCGGATGGGCCTTTTCCATCTCATCCAGCAGCAACACACAATGCGGATGCTGATCAACACCGTCGGTTAGCTGCCCACCCTGATCAAACCCGACATATCCCGGAGGCGCGCCTATCAGACGGGATACCGCATGTTTTTCCATGTATTCGGACATGTCAAAGCGCAGCAGTTGCACACCTAAGGTATCCGCCAGCTGTTTCGCCACCTCGGTCTTGCCGACGCCTGTCGGCCCGGCAAACAGGTAATTGCCAATGGGCTTTTCCGGTTCACGCAGACCGGCGCGCGCGAGCTTGATCGCTGACGACAAGGCCGTGATGGCATTGTCCTGACCGAACACGACCCGTTTGAGCGATGCCTCAAGATCCTTGAGTACCTCGGCATCGTTCTTTGAGACGTTTTTCGGCGGGATGCGGGCGATCTTGGCCACAACGTCCTCGATTTCCTTGGTGCCGATGGTCTTGCGGCGTTTGCTGTCGGGCAGCAGATGCTGGGCGGCACCGGCTTCGTCGATTACATCAATGGCTTTGTCCGGTAGCTTGCGGTCGTTAATATAGCGGGCCGACAGCTCGACCGCGGTTTTTACTGCGTCAGCAGTGTATTTCACGCCGTGATGCTCCTCGAAATAGGGCTTCAGGCCCTTGAGGATCTTGACCGTGTCTTCGACGGTCGGTTCGTTGACGTCGATCTTTTGGAACCGGCGGGCAAGGGCGCGATCCTTTTCGAAATGCTGGCGGAACTCCTTGTAGGTGGTCGAGCCCATGGTGCGCAGCTTGCCACCCTGAAGTGCGGGTTTCAGAAGATTCGACGCATCCATCGCGCCGCCGGATGTGGCACCCGCACCAATCACTGTGTGGATCTCGTCGATAAACAGCACGGCATCGGGGTGATCTTCCAGTTCGGTCACAACAGCCTTCAGCCGTTCCTCGAAATCACCACGATAGCGGGTGCCGGCCAGCAGCGCCCCCATGTCGAGCGAATAGATCGTGGTTTTTGACAATACCTCAGGCACTTCGCCATTGACGATTTTACGCGCCAGCCCTTCGGCAATCGCCGTCTTGCCGACGCCCGGATCACCCACCAGCAGGGGATTGTTCTTGCGGCGGCGGCAAAGCACCTGAATGCAGCGCTCAACTTCAGTGGCGCGGCCGATCAACGGATCGATATCGCCCTTGCGCGACTTGGCGTTCAAATCGACGCAATATTTTGCCAGCGCCGATTCTTTTTGTTCGCCGCCCCCCGATGAGGTTTCGGAGGTGTGCGAATCCTCTTCGGCGTCAGAGGCGCCAGTGATTGGGCGACTTTCGCCATAGGCCGGGTTCTTGGCGACGCCATGGGCAATGAAATTGACCGCATCGTAGCGCGTCATTTCCTGTTCTTGCAGGAAATAGGCTGCGTTGCTTTCGCGTTCGGCAAAGATCGCGACCAGAACGTTGGCGCCGGTCACTTCGGTCCGCCCCGAGCTTTGGACATGGATCGCCGCGCGCTGAATGACCCGCTGGAACGCCGCAGTCGGCACCGCTTCGGAGCCTTCTATATCTGTCACCAGATTGGACAGATCCTCATCGATGAACTCGACCAGAGTGGTGCGCAGTTCCTCGGTGTCAACGCTACAGGCCTTCATCACCTGCACGGCATCGGGTTCATCGACAAGCGCGAGCAGCAGATGCTCCAGCGTTGCAAATTCGTGAGATCGCGAGTTGGCCAGCGCCAGCGCCGCGTGAATGGACTGCTCAAGTGTGTTCGAGAATGAAGGCACGTTTGGTGCTCCTTCTTATCTGTGTCAGACCGAGGCATCGGTCCAGACTGGCCTCTTACGTTTAAAGTTTGGTCTATATTGACCGAGCTTCAAGTTTTTTCTGTGTCTGCGCATCTCACTTTGTCACACGAGCCCGTAACATGAGGTGAATTTGCACTAGAAACGGTCCTTGCGCTGGCGAATTTCGGCAAAGACGGCGGCATCGGTGGCGTCCGGCATACCAACAGCCTCTTTCACCGAAGGCTGGGCGGCGCGCAGGAAGGGGTTTGTGGCCAGCTCGTCCGACAGAACCGAGGGGACGGTCGGGATACCTTCGGCACGAGCTTTGGCGATTGCATCGCAACGATATTTAAGCGCAGCGTTTTCCGATTCAATAGTCAGGGCGAACTTTGCGTTGGCGGCTGTGTATTCATGACCGGAGCAGACGGTGGTATCGTCGGGCAGCGCCGCCAGCTTGGACAGGCTGTTCCACATCTGGTCAAAGCTGCCCTCGAACACCCGACCGCATCCCAGCGCCATCAGGCTGTCAGCGGTAAAGACCAGTTTCGAACCCGGCAGATAAAACGCGATATGGCCGACCGTGTGGCCTGACACGTCAAGGATCTGTACCACCTCGCCCCCGAACGAGAATTCATCGCCGTCAGCCACGGCGTGATCAAGGGGGGGCAGGCGATGCGCGTCAGCGGCGGCGGCGATCACCCGCGCTGGGTGCTTGGCCAGTAGGGGCGCGACGCCGTCGATATGATCGCCATGGTGATGCGTCAGCCAGATTTCTGTCAGTGTCCAGCCGCGCTCGGACAGGGCAGCATCGATGGGGGCGGCATCCGGGACGTCGATGACGGCGGTGGCGCCCGATGCGGCGTCATGAATCAAAAAGGCGTAATTATCGCTGCGCGCCGGGATGGTGACAAGTTCAAGGGGCATGGTCATTCGGCTCCGTCTGGGTACACTGGCCCCAGCTTGGACGATCAGTAGCGGGGCTGCAATGCACCTGGACGTGACGCATCTTCGCAATTTCTATTATCGCAGCGCGCTGGGTCGCGCCGCCCAAAAGATCGTGCGCGATGAGGTCGTCCGGCTTTGGCCGGTAGCCAAGGGTCATACCGTTGCCGGCTATGGCTTTGCCGTGCCGCTTTTGCGCCCTTACTTGCGCGATGCGCGCCGGGTGATCGGGCTGATGCCTGCGCCGCAGGGCGTGATGCACTGGCCGGTGGGAATGCCCAATGTCGCGGTCCTATGCGAAGAGACGCTGTGGCCGATCGAAACCGGGCGCGTCGACCGGCTGGTACTGATGCACGGGCTGGAGACGTCCGAGAATGCCACGGCCCTGCTCGAGGAATGTTACCGGGTTCTGGGGCCGGGGGGGCGGGCGCTGTTCATCGTGCCGAATCGATCTGGCCTATGGGCGCGCAGCGATGTGACGCCCTTTGGCTATGGCAGGCCATATTCGCTCGGCCAGCTCGAAGCGCAGTTGAAGCGGCACGAATTTATCCCCGAGCGCACGCGCTCCGCGCTGTATCAACCGCCATCGTCGCGCCGGTTCTGGATGAAAACCGGGCCGATGTGGGAAAGGACCGGGCGCGCCGCGGCGGTCATCATGGCCGGCGGCGTGCTGATGGTCGAGGTGGCCAAACGCAGCCCGCCGCGCCCCAAAGGTTTGTCGCAGGCGGCGCGCAAGCCGTTGGGCGTACTGATCCCATCCCCCAAACCCAAGGCGGTCTGACCCGCACTATGCCGCTTGCTTGATGGATGGATTCGCCAGTTGACACGGGGGCGGTCAGGGCAAGGTGTCGCATGCGCCTAAAAATGAGGCGGTTTTGAGACAGAGCGGGATTCGACGCCCGCCGCGAAAAAACCCATGCTACGCGAGGGCAGACAGACGGCAAACTGCGACCACTGGCGCAATCTCCATGAAATAAAGGGTTATGCGGACGAGGCAAAAACGTCTAAGCATGTTGCGGGGGTGGGAACGCTCTGCTACATCCGCGCTGATTTTAATGCCCTGGGACAGTCCAGGGTCGCTATAAACGCCTCCGGACCCGGCAGCGATGTCGGGCCACGGGGGCATAATATCGGAAGGGTGGACGTGTCTGAATCAGCTTCGATATCCTCCGGCATCGCCAAGCGCTATGCCACGGCAGTCTTTGAGATCGCCAACGAGAGCAAGCGGCTCGACAAGCTTGAAGCCAATATCAATGACCTCTCGGCAGCTCTGAGCGAAAGCGCGGATCTGCGGGACCTGATCCACTCGCCGCTTCTCAGCCGCGAAGTGCAGGGTGCGGCCATCGGGGCGGTGGCCAAAAAGATGGGCCTGACCCCCGATATGCAGAACACGCTGGGCCTGATGGCCGCGAAACGGCGTCTGTTTGTGCTGCCGCAGATGGTGGCAAAGCTGCGCGAGATGATCGCGGAGCACAAAGGCGAAGTCACCGCTGATGTGGTCTCAGCCACCGCGCTGACCGCCGCACAAGCCAGCAAGCTTTCCGAGACGCTCAAGGCCCAGGTTGGCCGTGACGTCAAAATCAATGCGAGCGTCGATGAGAGTCTCATCGGTGGTCTAGTTGTCAAGATGGGCTCGAAGATGATCGACACGTCGATCCGCGCCAAGCTCACTTCCCTCCAGAATGCAATGAAAGAGGTCGGATAAATGGGTATCCAAGCAGCCGAGATTTCTGCCATCCTCAAGGAGCAGATCAAGAACTTTGGCCAGGACGCTGAAGTCACCGAAGTGGGCCGCGTGCTGTCCGTCGGCGACGGGATCGCGCGTGTCTACGGACTCGACAATTGCCAGGCTGGCGAAATGGTCGAATTCCCCGGTGGTATCCGCGGCATGGCACTGAACCTCGAATCCGACAACGTCGGCGTCGTGATTTTCGGTTCTGACCGCGACATCAAAGAAGGTGACGTCGTCAAGCGCACCAAGTCCATCGTGGATGTGCCGATCGGTGACGCCCTGCTGGGTCGTGTTGTAGACGGTCTGGGCAATGCGATTGACGGCAAGGGCCCGATCGAGACCACCGAGCGCGGCATCGCCGACGTTAAGGCACCGGGCATCATCCCGCGTAAATCGGTTCACGAGCCGATGGCGACGGGCCTGAAGTCCGTCGACGCCATGATCCCGATTGGCCGTGGCCAGCGCGAGCTGATCATTGGTGACCGTCAGACCGGCAAGACCGCTGTCGCGCTCGACACGATCCTGAACCAGAAATCGTACAACGACGCTGCGACCAACGAAGGCGAGAAGCTGTATTGCATCTACGTCGCCATCGGTCAGAAGCGTTCGACCGTGGCACAGCTGGTGAAAAAGCTCGAAGAGAGCGGCGCGATTGAGTACACCATCGTTGTCGCCGCAACCGCGTCCGACCCGGCGCCGATGCAGTTCCTGGCACCCTATTCCGCCACGGCAATGGCCGAGCATTTCCGCGACAACGGACGCCACGCCCTGATCATCTATGATGACTTGTCTAAACAGGCCGTGTCCTACCGTCAGATGTCGCTGCTTCTGCGTCGCCCGCCGGGCCGCGAAGCCTATCCCGGCGACGTTTTCTACCTTCACTCACGTCTGCTCGAGCGTTCGGCAAAGCTGGGCGACGATCATGGCAACGGCTCGCTGACGGCTCTGCCGATCATCGAAACCCAGGGCGGCGACGTTTCGGCGTTTATCCCGACCAACGTGATCTCGATCACCGACGGCCAGATCTTCCTCGAAACCGAACTGTTCTACCAGGGCATCCGCCCGGCGGTGAACACCGGTCTGTCGGTATCGCGTGTGGGTTCTTCGGCTCAGACCAACTCGATGAAATCCATCGCAGGACCGGTCAAACTGGAGCTGGCGCAGTACCGCGAAATGGCGGCCTTTGCGCAGTTTGGTTCTGACCTCGATGCCTCGACCCAGCGCCTGTTGGCACGTGGTGCGCGTCTGACCGAACTGATGAAGCAGCCGCAATACGCACCGCTAACGAACGCAGAAATCGTCTGCGTGATCTTTGCCGGTACCAAAGGGTATCTGGACAAGGTGGCAGTCGCTGATGTGGGCCGGTTCGAAAAGGGCCTGCTGAACCACTTGCGCAGCAAGCGTAAGGACGTTCTTGACTTCATCACCAAGGAAGATCCCAAGATCAAAGGCGATGCCGAGGATAAAATCCGCGCAGCGCTTGATGAATTCGCCGCCGACTTCGCATAAAGGGGAGATAAGGCAATGCCGAATCTCAAGGTCCTAAAAAACCGGATCGCGTCGGTCAAATCGACCCGCAAGATCACCAAGGCCATGCAGATGGTGGCCGCCGCAAAACTGCGGCGGGCACAGGAAGCTGCCGAACAGTCGCGTCCCTATACCGAGCGGTTCAATGCCGTGATGGGGGCGCTTGCCGCCTCAGTCGGGGACTCGGCCAGCGCGCCGAAACTTCTGGCCGGCACGGGCAGCGATCAGGTCCAACTTCTGGTCGTGATGACGGCGGAACGCGGGTTGTGCGGTGGCTTCAACTCGAACATCGCCAAGCTGGCCAAACAACATGTGGCCAAGCTCAAGGCTGCTGGCAAAACGGTCAAGATCCTGACCGTGGGCAAAAAAGGCCGCGACAGCATGCGCCGCGAATACGGCGACATGTTTATCGGTCACGTCGATCTGACCGAGGTCAAGCGGGTCGGCTATGTCGACGCGCAGGGCATTGCCAGTGACATCCTCGGGCGGTTTGATGCCGGGGAATTCGACGTCTGCACGATCTTCTTCTCACAGTTCGTCAACGTTGTGTCGCAGATCCCGACCGCGCAGCAGATCATTCCGGCGTCTTTCGAGACGACCGCAGGTGATGCAGAGCAGACGCTCTATGACTACGAGCCGAGCGAAGAAGAGATCCTGGCCGACCTGCTGCCGCGCGGCGTGGCGACCCAGATCTTTGCGGCGCTGCTCGAAAATGCCGCCTCGGAGCAGGGGTCGCGGATGTCCGCAATGGACAACGCCACCCGCAACGCAGGCGAAATGATCGACAAGCTCACGATCGAATACAACCGTTCGCGTCAGGCCGTCATCACCAACGAACTGATCGAAATTATCTCGGGCGCGGAAGCGCTCTAAGAACCGGAGACGAAACATGGCAAACGCAGTAGGCAAAATCACCCAGGTGATCGGCGCTGTTGTCGACGTTCAGTTCAGCGATGATCTTCCCGAGATCCTGAACGCCCTGACAACGGACAACAACGGCAAGAAACTGGTTCTCGAAGTCGCGCAGCATCTTGGCGAAAACACCGTCCGGACCATCGCGATGGATGCGACCGAAGGTCTGGTGCGTGGTCAGGCTGTGACCAACACCGGCGGGCAGATTACGGTGCCGGTTGGCAACGAAACTCTGGGCCGCATCATCAACGTCACCGGCGACCCGGTCGATGAAAAGGGCCCGGTAAACTCGGCGACGTCCCGCGCAATCCACGGCGACGCACCGACCTTCGCCCAGCAGTCCACCGCGACCGAGATCCTCGTGACCGGCATCAAGGTGATCGACCTGCTGGCACCCTACACCAAGGGCGGAAAAATCGGCCTGTTCGGTGGTGCCGGTGTGGGCAAGACGGTTCTGATCATGGAACTGATCAACAACATCGCAAAGGTGCACTCGGGTCTGTCCGTGTTCGCCGGCGTGGGTGAGCGGACCCGTGAAGGCAACGACCTGTATCACGAGATGATTGAATCGGGCGTTATCGTTCCCGACAATCTGGTCGATTCCAAAATCGCGCTGGTCTACGGCCAGATGAACGAGCCTCCGGGTGCGCGTATGCGTGTGGCCCTGACCGGTCTGACGCTGGCCGAGCAGTTCCGTGATGAATCGGGTTCGGACGTTCTGTTCTTCGTCGACAACATCTTCCGCTTTACCCAGGCGGGTTCCGAGGTTTCGGCGCTTCTGGGTCGTATCCCTTCGGCCGTTGGCTACCAGCCGACACTGGCGACCGACATGGGCGCGATGCAGGAACGTATTTCGTCGACCAAATCGGGTTCGATCACGTCTGTTCAGGCCGTGTACGTACCTGCGGACGACCTGACCGACCCCGCGCCGGCCACATCGTTTGCGCACCTCGACGCGACCACGGTTCTGGACCGTTCGATCTCGGAAAAAGGCATCTACCCGGCTGTGGACCCGCTTGGTTCGACGTCGCGTCTGCTCGATCCGCTGATCATCGGTGACGAGCATTACAAAGTTGCGACCGACGTGCAGAAGACGCTTCAGCGCTACAAATCGCTGCAGGACATCATTGCCATTCTTGGTATGGATGAACTGAGCGAAGAGGACAAAGTGGCCGTGGCCCGTGCCCGTAAACTGGAACGTTTCCTGTCGCAGCCGTTCGACGTGGCCAAGGTGTTCACCGGTTCTGACGGTGTGCAGGTCCCGCTGGAAGATACGATTGCGTCGTTCAAGGCGGTTGTGGCCGGTGAATACGATCACCTGCCCGAAGCGGCTTTCTACATGGTTGGCGGTATCGACGACGTAAAGGCCAAGGCCGAGCGTCTGGCCGCAGACGCAGCCTAAGAAGCGTGGTGCGAAGGGTCCAACCGGGCGCTTCGCACTCCAAAGGAGGGCCATATGGCAGAGACGATGCAATTCGACCTGGTCAGCCCCGAGCGGCGGCTATACTCGGCAGAGATTCTGTCGGTGCAGATCCCGGGTGCAGACGGCGACATGACGGTGATGCCGAACCATGCGCCGACGATCACAACCCTGCGCCCCGGTGTACTCAAGGTTGAGACCGAAAAAGGCACCGAAGAATTTGTCGTGACGGGCGGTTTTGCCGAAATCGGCGAAAGCGTGAGCGTTCTGGCTGAACGTGCGCTGCCACGCGGTGACGTGGATCAGGCGACCTACGAAACCATGGTGGACGAAGCTCATGCCGCATATGGCAAGGTCAAGGACACCTTCAAGAACGAGCCCGGCCCGGTGGATGACGCAGCCAAGCTGCTGTCGGACATGGTGGCCGTAGGCACACATATCGGGTTGTCGCCCAAGCAGCCGTCACTCTGACGCACGACGACTTTCGCTGAAAACGCCAAGGGCCCCGTGATATGCGGGGCCCTTTTGCGATTCCACCACGCAACTTTGCCCGGGTGATCAGTTTGACCTTGGTGGACGAAGAACACCGGATTTTGCCATTCCAAAATCCGCGAGTTTCACGGACTATCCGCACGCGCACCGGATGAGGCAGGAATGAAAAAACTCAGAGCAACCACCATAGGCGTCGATCAGGGCAAAGTTGAACTGTTTTCAGAATTTGCCGAAGGCGGCGAAATGTGGGTCGGATCGGGAACCCGCGAACGGCGGCAATATATCCCATTCTCAACCAGCTATCGCACACCGCCGACGGTGCATCTGTCCTTTGCCCTGTGGGATGTTGATCGGAGCGCCAATCTCAGGGCAGATCTGATGACAGAGAACCTTGGCACCGACGGTTTCGATATGGTGTTTCGCACCTGGGCGGACACTAGGATCGCCCGGGTGCATGTGGCGTGGATGTCGATCGGTGAGGTTGCCTCGGACGATGACTGGGATCTCTGACGCTTTGGCAGTGCGGTGTCAGAGAATGCCTTCGTAGATCGGGCCCAGTGTTTCTGTCTCGAACAGGGACGACACAGAAGTACCGTTCCAGATGTTCAGGATCGCCTGCGCAAACATTGGCGCGGTTGGCAAAATGCGGATGTTGGGGGCATTTTTGACTGCATCGTTCGCGTGAATGGAATCGGTAATCACCAGCGACTTCATCACAGATTTGGTGATCCGTTCGACCGCAGGACCGGACAGAACGCCGTGGGTGATGTAGGAGTGCACCTCGGTCGCGCCATGTTCCATCAGCACCTCCGCGGCCTTGCAAAGCGTGCCGGCCGTGTCACAGATGTCGTCGACGATGATGCATTTCTTGCCGGTCACGTCGCCGATTACGGTCATTTCCGCAATTTCTCCGGCCTTTTCGCGCCGCTTGTCGACGATCGACAGAGGCACGTTGATCCGCTTGGCCAGCTCGCGGGCGCGCGCCACGCCGCCGACATCCGGCGACACGACCATCACATCCTCCACCCCGTCCTTGAACTGGTTCAGCACGTCGAGTGCGAAGATCGGCGAGGCATAGAGGTTGTCGACCGGAATGTCGAAAAAGCCCTGAATCTGCGCCGCGTGCAGGTCCATGGTCAACACCCGTTCGATGCCCGCTTCGGCGATCATATTTGCCACCAGCTTGGCCGTGATCGGGGTGCGCGCCTTGGTGCGGCGGTCTTGCCGGGCATAGCCGAAATAGGGGATCACGGCGGTGATGCGCGACGCTGAACTGCGTCGCAGCGCGTCCGCCATGATCAGAAGTTCCATCAGGTTGTCATTGGCGGGGTTCGACGTGCTCTGGATGATGAACATATCCTCGCCGCGGACGTTCTCGTAGACTTCGACGAAGATCTCAGCGTCGTTAAACCGTTCGATCCGAGCATCGACCAGCCCCACGCTCATGCCACGATACAGCGACATGCGGCGGGCAATGGCCTGACCAAGAGGCAGGTTTGCATTCCCAGAGATTAACTTGGGTTCGATGAGTGTCGGCATGAGGGGGCAGCTCCGGTCCGTGAATGACAGATTCGTGACGTTGCGCACCGCTTAACATGCCGTTACCGTCCGGCAAAGCGCATGACGACAAGGGAGAAACCGAATGACCGCCATTGATTACTTTTTCGTGACACTGTCGCCGTTTAGCTATCTGGCGGGCACCCGACTAGAAGAGGTTGCTGAGCGGACCGGGGCGACGATCACCTACAAACCGCTGGATATTATGGCGCTTTTTGCCCGCACGGGCGGTACAGCCCCTAAGGACCGCCATCCAAGCCGGATGGAATACCGCGCGCAGGAACTTCTGCGGATGGCCAAACATCTGGATATGCCGCTAAACCTTAAGCCAGCACATTGGCCGACCAATGCCGCACCGTCATCCTATGCCATCATCGCAGCCCAAAGCGCGGGCGGCGGCGATCTGGGCAAGCTGACCCATTCAATCCTGCGCGCCTGCTGGGCTGAAGAAAAAGACATCGCTGACGACGGGGTGATCAAAGACTGCCTCGAACGCGCGGGATTTGATCCCAACCTGGCTGATAGCGGACTGCTAGCGGGCGCTGAGACCTATTCCTCCAATCTGGAAGAGGCTGTGGCCAAGGGCGTGTTTGGCGCACCCTTTTACATCACGGATGACGGTCAGCGTTTCTGGGGCCAGGACCGGCTGACCTTTCTTGAGGCGCACCTTGCCGGCAACGCCTAGTGCCGCAGGCCATTCGCGCCGGATATTCGGTTTTCTGGCAGGAATTTGGCACCGGGTCGGATCCGGCGCTGCTGTTGCATTGTGCACTGGCACATTCGGGGGCTTGGTCGGGACTGGCTGAACGGTTAGAGGGGCGTTTGCGAATGCAGGCGCCCGACCTGCCGGGCCATGGGCAAAGTGCGGATTGGGACGGACGCTGCGACTATCATGATCAGGCCACGGATATCGCGGCTGATTTCCTTGCGCCGGGGACGCATCTGATCGGGCATTCTCTGGGGGCCACCGTGGCCCTGCGTCTGGCGCTGAACCATGAAAGCGCGCTGCGGTCGCTGACACTGATTGAGCCGGTTCTGTTCGCCGGGGTGCGCGCCAGAAATCCCGATCTTTACGCGGCGCATCAGGCGTCCAATGCCCCCTTTGCCGCTGCAATGGAGACTGAGGACTGGGACCATGCGGCGCGGATCTTTACCGCCCAATGGGGGGCAGGGCGGCCATGGGATAGTTTGAAGCCGCAGCAGCGGGCGAACCTGACGGCCCGTATCAGAATTGTCGGCGAAACCAGCCGTGCCCTGAACGAGGATTCAATCGGCCTCTTGACGCCGGGACGTCTCGAATCGTTGAAAATGCCCGTGTTGTTGATCCGTGGCGCGCGTTCCGAGCCTGTCATCAAGGGCATTCACGACGCTCTTGCCGCGCGGATTCCTGTTGTTCGCCAGGCATGTATTTCCGGCGCCGGGCACATGGTGCCGCTGACGCATCCCGATGCTGTCGCCGCCGAAATCCTGACATTTCTGCCCTGAAGGCGTGTGTCAGCTATCCGCAGCCGGGGGGGCAACCGTGAACGCCTCAATGGCGAGCTGTTTATCGTCCGAATCATTCTCATAGATCGTGCGGCTGGTGACACCGGGCAGTTTGGCAAAACTCTGGCTTAGTTTCAGCGGAAAGAAGGTCGCAGGCATGTCCTCGAACCCGGGTAATTTGCGCAGGATGGACGATGTGCTTTGGGTGCAAAAGGTCTGCCCGACTGCCCCGTTGTCCTGCACCAGACGCAGCGCCTGTTCGGCGACGGCCGGGGATACTTCGATCTGTTGGACGATGACGTGATAGGTGGCGCGGGCGTGGGCGCTTTCATAAAACGCCTCAATCCGCGGGGTGATCCCATACAGCACATCGCCGCTTTCCGG is part of the Puniceibacterium sp. IMCC21224 genome and harbors:
- a CDS encoding M23 family metallopeptidase — its product is MQGPAKALLATLILTASAAPTAAEAPFLSLPLDCTLGQTCFIEDYVDADPGIAQHDYTCGLKSRDGHRGTDIALLSDDAMDRGTAVLAAADGVVEAVRDGVPDRPYSAEIAAEIAGQECGNAVRILHPNGYQTLYCHMKRSSLAVQQGQQVTTGTPIGQVGMSGQSNFPHVHITVLKDGKVVDPFAPEVPAGIEPACGTGSGTLWFDPPIYGRTGLFTASFTTSMPRLTHVQSGAARRDSARPDHDLILYGFAFFAETGDEMQLTATGPDGAVFTHRLTIDRGQSQLFRAFGRHAPEGGWPKGAYTGTVSLVRKDKILALRQAKITVE
- the clpA gene encoding ATP-dependent Clp protease ATP-binding subunit ClpA, translating into MPSFSNTLEQSIHAALALANSRSHEFATLEHLLLALVDEPDAVQVMKACSVDTEELRTTLVEFIDEDLSNLVTDIEGSEAVPTAAFQRVIQRAAIHVQSSGRTEVTGANVLVAIFAERESNAAYFLQEQEMTRYDAVNFIAHGVAKNPAYGESRPITGASDAEEDSHTSETSSGGGEQKESALAKYCVDLNAKSRKGDIDPLIGRATEVERCIQVLCRRRKNNPLLVGDPGVGKTAIAEGLARKIVNGEVPEVLSKTTIYSLDMGALLAGTRYRGDFEERLKAVVTELEDHPDAVLFIDEIHTVIGAGATSGGAMDASNLLKPALQGGKLRTMGSTTYKEFRQHFEKDRALARRFQKIDVNEPTVEDTVKILKGLKPYFEEHHGVKYTADAVKTAVELSARYINDRKLPDKAIDVIDEAGAAQHLLPDSKRRKTIGTKEIEDVVAKIARIPPKNVSKNDAEVLKDLEASLKRVVFGQDNAITALSSAIKLARAGLREPEKPIGNYLFAGPTGVGKTEVAKQLADTLGVQLLRFDMSEYMEKHAVSRLIGAPPGYVGFDQGGQLTDGVDQHPHCVLLLDEMEKAHPDVYNILLQVMDHGSLTDHNGRTVDFRNVILIMTSNAGAMEQAQAAIGFGRDRREGEDTAAIERTFTPEFRNRLDAVISFQPLPKSVIMQVVEKFVLQLEAQLMDRNVTIELSTAAAEWLADKGYDSKMGARPLGRVIQEHIKKPLAEELLFGQLMKGGLVKVGVRDGKIVLDLEGPQSPRLSGNKPPLLTAE
- the gloB gene encoding hydroxyacylglutathione hydrolase, producing the protein MPLELVTIPARSDNYAFLIHDAASGATAVIDVPDAAPIDAALSERGWTLTEIWLTHHHGDHIDGVAPLLAKHPARVIAAAADAHRLPPLDHAVADGDEFSFGGEVVQILDVSGHTVGHIAFYLPGSKLVFTADSLMALGCGRVFEGSFDQMWNSLSKLAALPDDTTVCSGHEYTAANAKFALTIESENAALKYRCDAIAKARAEGIPTVPSVLSDELATNPFLRAAQPSVKEAVGMPDATDAAVFAEIRQRKDRF
- a CDS encoding class I SAM-dependent methyltransferase, whose protein sequence is MHLDVTHLRNFYYRSALGRAAQKIVRDEVVRLWPVAKGHTVAGYGFAVPLLRPYLRDARRVIGLMPAPQGVMHWPVGMPNVAVLCEETLWPIETGRVDRLVLMHGLETSENATALLEECYRVLGPGGRALFIVPNRSGLWARSDVTPFGYGRPYSLGQLEAQLKRHEFIPERTRSALYQPPSSRRFWMKTGPMWERTGRAAAVIMAGGVLMVEVAKRSPPRPKGLSQAARKPLGVLIPSPKPKAV
- a CDS encoding F0F1 ATP synthase subunit delta, translating into MSESASISSGIAKRYATAVFEIANESKRLDKLEANINDLSAALSESADLRDLIHSPLLSREVQGAAIGAVAKKMGLTPDMQNTLGLMAAKRRLFVLPQMVAKLREMIAEHKGEVTADVVSATALTAAQASKLSETLKAQVGRDVKINASVDESLIGGLVVKMGSKMIDTSIRAKLTSLQNAMKEVG